From Vigna unguiculata cultivar IT97K-499-35 chromosome 5, ASM411807v1, whole genome shotgun sequence, the proteins below share one genomic window:
- the LOC114186005 gene encoding stem-specific protein TSJT1-like yields MLAIFHKAFAHPPEELNSPASYKGSKKPKVPEETLKDFLAHHPQNTCSMSFGHAAVLAYVRPDQPFSRNQRLFCGIDDIYCIFLGSLNNLSLLIKQYGLSKNTDEAMLVIEAYKTLRDRGPYPADQVVKELDGSFAFVVYDSKVGSVFAALGSDGGVKLYWGLAADGSVVISDDLEVIKEGCAKSFAPFPTGCMFHSEGGLMSFEHPMNKLKAMPRVDSEGAMCGANFKVDKFSRVNSIPRVGSQSNWMEWDQH; encoded by the exons ATGTTGGCCATTTTCCACAAAGCTTTTGCTCATCCTCCTGAAGAGTTGAACAGTCCTGCTTCTTACAAAGGATCCAAGAAGCCTAAGGTTCCTGAGGAGACTCTCAAAGATTTTCTTGCTCACCATCCTCAGAACACTTGTTCTATGAGCTTTGGTCATGCTGCTGTGCTGGCTTATGTTCGTCCTGATCAACCTTTCTCTCGTAATCAAAG GTTGTTTTGTGGGATTGATGACATATACTGTATCTTCTTGGGGAGTTTGAACAATTTGTCCTTACTCATCAAGCAATATGGCTTGTCAAAGAACACTGATGAGGCCATGCTTGTGATTGAAGCTTATAAGACCCTCCGTGACAGGGGTCCATACCCGGCAGATCAAGTTGTGAAGGAACTTGATGGCAGCTTTGCCTTTGTTGTGTATGACAGCAAGGTTGGAAGTGTCTTTGCAGCACTG GGTTCTGATGGGGGAGTGAAATTGTATTGGGGTCTTGCAGCTGATGGATCTGTGGTGATCTCTGATGATCTAGAAGTCATAAAAGAGGGTTGTGCCAAATCCTTTGCTCCCTTCCCAACAG GGTGTATGTTTCACAGTGAAGGAGGCTTGATGAGCTTTGAGCATCCAATGAACAAGTTGAAGGCAATGCCAAGAGTGGATAGTGAAGGGGCCATGTGTGGGGCCAATTTCAAAGTTGATAAGTTTTCCAGAGTCAACAGCATTCCTCGAGTGGGAAGTCAATCCAATTGGATGGAATGGGACCAACATTAG